A genomic stretch from Rhodothermales bacterium includes:
- the trpE gene encoding anthranilate synthase component I — MDQTAYLDLISDQRAQGIDRMIVPVYRRVSADLLTPVSAFLSLRKQGEYAFLFESVEGGEKLARYSFLGIDPFAILSAHGERTTFETLRPGRRLAPPGDGNVFDALNDLLGQYKEVKIPGFPRLTCGAVGYMGYDTVRLVEKLPATGEDDLKLPDAVWCFYDTVVAFDHVKHQLVIIAATFVEPETDLLAAHAEANERIRALADTLSRGAYAPPAPIRLKGGALRSATERSAYEAAVERAKQYIYEGDIFQVVLSQRFTLQIEGDVFNLYRALRQINPSPYLFFLDFGPFALVGSSPEVLVRVEMDKAEVLPIAGTRPRGKSPAEDERLEQELLADPKERAEHLMLVDLGRNDLGRVCSFQSVEVDRYAYIERYSHVMHIVSSVVGRLKKGITPIDVLAACFPAGTVSGAPKVRAMEIIDELEPKKRGVYAGAVGYIDFSGYMDTCIAIRTMVVQGQDVYIQAGAGIVADSDPGREFEETENKARALYEALQAAGSDLL, encoded by the coding sequence ATGGATCAGACAGCTTATTTGGATCTCATCTCGGACCAGCGCGCCCAGGGTATCGATCGGATGATCGTCCCGGTCTACCGCCGCGTCAGCGCCGACCTGCTCACGCCGGTCTCCGCGTTCCTCTCGCTGCGCAAACAGGGCGAATACGCCTTCCTGTTCGAGAGCGTGGAAGGCGGCGAGAAGCTGGCGCGGTACTCCTTCCTGGGCATCGACCCGTTCGCTATCCTGAGCGCCCACGGCGAGCGGACCACCTTCGAGACGCTCCGGCCCGGCCGGCGGCTGGCGCCTCCCGGCGACGGCAACGTATTCGACGCGCTCAACGACCTGCTCGGCCAGTACAAGGAGGTCAAGATCCCCGGATTCCCGCGGCTGACCTGCGGAGCCGTCGGGTATATGGGCTACGACACCGTCCGCCTCGTCGAGAAGCTCCCCGCCACCGGTGAAGACGACCTGAAGCTGCCGGATGCCGTCTGGTGCTTTTACGATACCGTGGTCGCGTTCGATCACGTAAAACATCAACTCGTCATCATCGCCGCCACGTTCGTGGAGCCGGAGACCGACCTGCTGGCCGCCCATGCGGAGGCCAACGAGCGGATTCGCGCGCTGGCCGACACGCTGAGCCGCGGCGCGTACGCCCCGCCGGCGCCGATCCGGCTCAAGGGCGGAGCGCTGCGCTCCGCCACCGAACGCAGCGCGTACGAGGCCGCCGTCGAACGCGCCAAGCAGTACATCTACGAAGGCGACATCTTCCAGGTCGTTCTCTCCCAACGGTTTACGCTCCAGATCGAAGGCGACGTCTTCAATCTGTACCGCGCGCTCCGCCAGATCAATCCATCCCCCTACCTCTTTTTCCTCGATTTCGGCCCCTTCGCCCTCGTCGGCTCTTCGCCGGAGGTGCTCGTGCGCGTGGAGATGGACAAGGCCGAGGTGCTGCCCATTGCCGGCACGCGGCCGCGGGGCAAGTCGCCGGCGGAGGACGAGCGCCTCGAACAGGAACTCCTGGCCGACCCGAAGGAGCGGGCTGAACACCTCATGCTGGTCGACCTGGGCCGCAACGACCTGGGGCGGGTCTGCTCGTTCCAGTCCGTCGAGGTGGACCGCTACGCCTACATCGAACGGTATTCGCACGTGATGCACATCGTCTCGTCGGTCGTGGGACGCCTCAAGAAAGGCATCACGCCCATCGACGTGCTCGCCGCTTGCTTCCCCGCCGGCACCGTCAGCGGAGCGCCCAAGGTGCGGGCGATGGAAATCATCGACGAACTCGAACCCAAGAAGCGCGGCGTCTACGCCGGCGCCGTCGGCTACATCGATTTTTCGGGCTATATGGACACCTGCATCGCCATCCGCACGATGGTCGTCCAGGGGCAGGATGTCTATATTCAGGCCGGCGCCGGCATCGTGGCCGACAGCGACCCCGGGCGCGAATTCGAGGAGACCGAAAACAAGGCCCGCGCACTCTACGAAGCGCTCCAGGCGGCCGGATCGGATTTGCTGTGA
- the trpS gene encoding tryptophan--tRNA ligase — MVSGIQPSGTLHIGNYFGALRQHIQLHTQHEAYYFIVNYHALTSVRDADLLRRYTMDVALDYLALGFDPERANLFVQSDVPQVTELAWVFYNLTPVSQLEKGVSYKDKIAQGLMPNAGLLNYPVLQAADILIYGGSLVPVGADQKQHIEMTRDLAIRFNATYCPEDDPIFPVPEPHILEDVAVVPGLDGRKMSKSYNNTIGIFDEGSALKKKIMGIVTDSTPLEEPKDPDKDNVFALIKLFADAETAARVADAYRAGGYGYGHAKKELLGLMTAYFAEARDRRRKLAEDPDYVRDVLRQGAQRGRAKAESFMERVRERTGLITTL; from the coding sequence GTGGTATCCGGCATCCAGCCGTCGGGTACGTTGCACATCGGCAACTACTTCGGCGCCCTGCGGCAGCACATCCAGCTGCACACGCAACACGAAGCCTACTACTTTATCGTTAACTACCACGCCCTCACGTCCGTACGCGACGCCGACCTGCTGCGGCGGTATACGATGGACGTGGCGCTGGACTACCTCGCGCTGGGCTTCGACCCCGAGCGCGCCAACCTCTTCGTCCAGAGCGACGTCCCCCAGGTCACCGAACTGGCCTGGGTGTTCTACAACCTCACCCCGGTGAGCCAGCTGGAAAAAGGCGTTTCTTACAAGGACAAGATCGCCCAGGGGCTGATGCCCAACGCCGGCCTGCTCAACTACCCGGTCCTCCAGGCGGCCGACATCCTGATCTACGGCGGCTCCCTGGTGCCGGTCGGCGCCGACCAGAAGCAGCACATCGAGATGACGCGCGACCTCGCGATCCGCTTCAACGCGACGTATTGCCCCGAGGACGACCCGATCTTCCCGGTCCCGGAGCCGCACATCCTCGAAGACGTCGCCGTCGTTCCCGGTCTGGATGGACGCAAGATGTCGAAGAGCTATAACAACACCATCGGCATCTTCGACGAAGGCAGCGCGCTCAAGAAAAAGATCATGGGGATCGTGACCGACTCCACCCCGCTCGAGGAGCCGAAGGACCCCGATAAGGATAACGTCTTCGCCCTCATCAAGCTCTTCGCGGACGCCGAGACGGCGGCGCGCGTGGCCGACGCCTACCGCGCCGGCGGCTACGGATACGGGCACGCCAAAAAAGAGCTGCTGGGGCTGATGACCGCCTATTTCGCCGAGGCCCGCGACCGCCGGCGCAAGCTGGCCGAAGATCCGGACTACGTCCGCGACGTATTGCGCCAGGGCGCGCAGCGCGGCCGCGCGAAAGCCGAATCGTTCATGGAGCGCGTGCGCGAACGCACCGGGCTCATCACCACGCTTTGA
- a CDS encoding aminodeoxychorismate/anthranilate synthase component II gives MILVIDNYDSFTYNLVHLIGRETPDIEVYRNDALRVEEALALQPAGIVISPGPGRPDQAGITMDLIRAAGDRIPVLGVCLGHQAIGQVFGGDVVHAPSLMHGKTSFIEHNGRGLFAGLTEPFEATRYHSLVVAPATLPDSLEVTAETSDGIIMGLNHKTRPVFGIQFHPESVMTLAGPAMIRNWLGVVDAYSSHPTPAAS, from the coding sequence ATGATTCTCGTCATCGACAACTACGATTCGTTCACGTACAACCTCGTCCACCTCATCGGCCGCGAAACGCCCGATATCGAGGTGTACCGGAACGACGCCTTGCGCGTCGAGGAAGCCCTCGCGCTGCAGCCGGCCGGCATCGTCATATCCCCCGGCCCCGGCCGGCCGGATCAGGCCGGCATTACGATGGACCTCATCCGCGCCGCCGGCGACCGCATCCCGGTGCTGGGCGTCTGCCTCGGCCACCAGGCGATCGGCCAGGTCTTCGGCGGGGATGTCGTACACGCCCCCAGCCTGATGCACGGCAAGACGAGCTTCATCGAGCACAACGGCCGAGGTCTCTTCGCCGGCCTCACCGAACCGTTCGAGGCCACCCGCTACCACTCGCTCGTGGTAGCGCCGGCCACCCTGCCGGACTCCCTTGAAGTAACGGCTGAGACGAGCGATGGCATCATCATGGGGCTTAACCACAAAACCCGCCCCGTGTTTGGCATCCAGTTTCACCCCGAGAGCGTCATGACGCTCGCCGGCCCGGCGATGATTCGCAACTGGCTCGGCGTCGTGGACGCGTATTCCTCCCACCCGACTCCCGCCGCATCATGA
- the trpD gene encoding anthranilate phosphoribosyltransferase, with the protein MNDILTAVAAGDRLSKAQAEQAMHHLMRGEAGPEQIAGFLLGLRARGESLDELAAFTRVMREYAVRVESPDPDAIDLCGTGGDRSGTFNISTTAAFVCAGAGVTVAKHGNRSISSQCGSADVLKALGVDIELGKEGVEYCLREAGIAFIFAPYFHPALKHVMPVRRALGVRTFFNILGPLCNPAGVRRQLVGAFSRDVAETMAAILGRLGAQHVVAVHADDGLDEFSTAATASVFEVRSAAPPSLSRISASDFGLGEASLNAVRGGSAEENAGILTRVLEGTAGPHRDIVLLNAAFALSTSGRYPTVDDALEAARQSLDSGAAMRALDALREVSAQAPKREVA; encoded by the coding sequence ATGAACGACATTCTCACGGCGGTCGCCGCCGGCGACCGGCTCAGCAAGGCGCAGGCCGAACAGGCCATGCACCACCTGATGCGCGGCGAAGCCGGCCCCGAGCAGATCGCCGGATTCCTGCTCGGCCTCCGCGCCCGGGGCGAGTCGCTCGACGAACTCGCCGCCTTCACCCGGGTCATGCGGGAATACGCGGTGCGCGTCGAATCGCCGGACCCCGACGCCATCGACCTGTGCGGCACCGGCGGCGACCGCAGCGGCACCTTCAACATCTCGACGACCGCCGCCTTCGTATGCGCCGGCGCCGGCGTCACCGTCGCCAAACACGGCAACCGGTCGATCTCCTCCCAGTGCGGCTCGGCGGACGTGCTCAAGGCGCTCGGCGTCGACATCGAACTCGGCAAGGAAGGCGTCGAGTACTGCCTCCGCGAGGCCGGCATCGCGTTTATCTTCGCGCCCTATTTCCACCCCGCCCTGAAGCATGTGATGCCGGTGCGCCGCGCCCTGGGCGTGCGGACCTTCTTCAACATCCTCGGCCCCCTCTGCAACCCCGCCGGCGTGCGGCGCCAGCTCGTCGGCGCGTTCAGCCGGGACGTCGCGGAGACCATGGCCGCCATCCTGGGCCGGCTCGGCGCCCAGCACGTCGTGGCCGTCCATGCCGACGACGGGCTGGACGAGTTCTCGACCGCCGCGACCGCCAGCGTGTTCGAAGTCCGCTCCGCCGCCCCGCCCTCGTTGTCGCGGATCAGCGCGTCCGACTTCGGGCTCGGCGAGGCCTCACTCAACGCCGTGCGCGGCGGCTCCGCCGAGGAAAACGCCGGTATCCTGACCCGCGTGCTCGAAGGCACCGCCGGCCCCCATCGCGACATCGTGCTGCTCAACGCCGCCTTCGCCCTCTCGACCAGCGGCCGCTACCCCACGGTCGACGACGCGCTCGAGGCCGCGCGACAGAGCCTCGATAGCGGCGCGGCGATGCGCGCGCTCGACGCGCTGCGCGAGGTATCGGCCCAGGCGCCCAAGCGAGAGGTGGCCTGA
- the trpC gene encoding indole-3-glycerol phosphate synthase TrpC, translating into MSILDRIVGATRELVEARKRETTPAMLEAMPLWATPRRSLEAALRIDDLAIIAEIKKASPSKGVIREDFDPASIAASYAAGGADALSILTEPLFFQGAPENLALARGVASIPLLRKDFIVDAYQLLEARAWGADAVLLIATILDTSQLRDLHQTAGDLGLEALVEIYDPAELDRIDFDQVRILGVNNRNLHTFEVDLAHSARVFAAIPNHVVRVSESGLDTADDLAYVRRHGSDAVLIGESFMRAADPGARLASVRHDLHSLLSSNASTE; encoded by the coding sequence ATGAGCATCCTGGATCGCATCGTCGGGGCCACCCGCGAACTCGTCGAAGCCCGCAAGCGGGAGACCACGCCGGCGATGCTCGAAGCCATGCCGCTCTGGGCCACGCCCCGGCGCTCGCTCGAGGCCGCACTCCGCATCGACGACCTCGCCATCATCGCCGAAATCAAAAAGGCCTCGCCGTCCAAGGGCGTCATCCGGGAGGATTTCGATCCGGCGAGCATCGCGGCATCCTACGCCGCCGGCGGCGCCGACGCGCTCTCCATCCTCACCGAACCGCTGTTTTTCCAGGGCGCCCCCGAAAACCTGGCGCTCGCGCGGGGTGTAGCATCTATCCCTTTGCTGCGCAAGGACTTCATCGTCGACGCCTACCAGCTCCTCGAAGCCCGCGCCTGGGGCGCGGATGCCGTGCTGCTGATCGCGACGATTCTGGATACCTCCCAGCTGCGCGACCTGCACCAGACGGCCGGCGACCTCGGCCTGGAGGCGCTGGTCGAGATCTATGACCCGGCGGAGCTGGATCGGATCGATTTCGACCAGGTGCGCATCCTCGGGGTCAACAACCGGAATCTCCACACGTTCGAGGTAGATCTCGCGCATTCGGCGCGCGTCTTTGCCGCGATCCCCAACCACGTCGTTCGCGTATCCGAAAGCGGCCTCGATACGGCCGACGATCTCGCCTATGTCCGCCGGCACGGCAGCGACGCCGTATTGATCGGCGAATCCTTCATGCGCGCCGCCGACCCCGGCGCACGCCTCGCCTCGGTCCGCCACGACCTTCACTCGCTCCTTTCGTCCAATGCCTCCACCGAATGA
- a CDS encoding phosphoribosylanthranilate isomerase — protein sequence MPPPNDLRTRVKICGITTLADARFCAGAGVDYLGFIQYPPSPRFIPADEAAEIIAWLYGAEPVGVFVNATADEVNAACARAGFAIAQLSGQENLATCRAIDKPVIKTLHVQPDATPDALRREMDHYAPHVTAFLLDTAKAGLWGGTGQTFNWDVAAALSAEYDLFVAGGLHAGNVADVIERVRPYGIDLSSGVEYAPGKKDFDKLSELFETLERIHPSSTT from the coding sequence ATGCCTCCACCGAATGACCTGCGCACCCGCGTAAAGATCTGCGGGATCACCACCCTCGCCGATGCGCGCTTCTGCGCCGGCGCCGGCGTGGATTATCTCGGGTTCATCCAGTATCCCCCCAGCCCCCGCTTCATCCCGGCCGACGAGGCCGCCGAGATCATCGCCTGGCTGTATGGCGCTGAACCCGTCGGCGTCTTCGTCAATGCCACGGCCGACGAGGTGAACGCCGCCTGCGCGCGCGCCGGCTTTGCCATCGCCCAGCTCAGTGGGCAGGAAAACCTGGCGACGTGCCGCGCGATCGACAAGCCCGTGATCAAGACGCTGCACGTGCAACCGGACGCGACGCCCGATGCCCTCCGCCGCGAAATGGACCACTACGCCCCCCACGTTACGGCCTTCCTCCTCGATACCGCAAAAGCCGGGCTCTGGGGCGGCACCGGACAGACCTTCAACTGGGACGTCGCCGCCGCGTTGAGCGCCGAATACGACCTGTTCGTCGCCGGCGGACTCCACGCCGGCAACGTGGCCGACGTCATCGAACGGGTGCGCCCGTACGGGATCGACCTGTCCAGCGGCGTCGAATACGCCCCCGGCAAAAAAGACTTCGACAAATTGTCGGAGCTCTTCGAGACCCTCGAACGCATCCACCCCTCTTCCACGACCTGA